In Xylanibacter ruminicola 23, a single genomic region encodes these proteins:
- a CDS encoding DUF6339 family protein, whose translation MELQRIFTPEYVNQLVNDINPDNYKGDIAIYNANEVRRLKGVEKPDGLLEKMLNAADEYEAAIHLYEAYKSISPVVAASRSFWIYLTHVDLFKYVKREWPYLEIYEVDHKFRKQKRGDKRSETDMKKYILDHWMISPNGLMRTSLMNLWWSVYLTVDESLGDDHKYDLTKVFFSNNGMRTRRLGTGHLGRNKEALKGILTFMKDNPDVFESGLENRMIWITRHFNLIGGTKPLANLPYTFFKRELEKNRDLLKGISKREDVMGPNAII comes from the coding sequence ATGGAATTACAAAGAATTTTTACACCAGAATATGTCAATCAGTTGGTAAACGACATAAATCCCGATAACTATAAAGGCGATATTGCTATTTATAATGCCAATGAAGTTAGGCGCTTAAAGGGAGTAGAGAAGCCAGATGGGTTATTGGAGAAAATGCTGAATGCTGCTGATGAATATGAAGCAGCTATACATCTGTACGAGGCATATAAAAGCATCAGTCCAGTTGTTGCTGCCAGCCGCTCGTTCTGGATATATCTTACGCATGTTGATTTGTTTAAGTATGTTAAGCGCGAATGGCCCTATTTGGAGATTTACGAGGTAGATCATAAATTCAGAAAACAGAAAAGGGGTGATAAACGTTCAGAAACAGATATGAAAAAATATATTCTCGATCATTGGATGATTTCCCCTAATGGTTTAATGAGAACTTCATTGATGAATCTGTGGTGGTCTGTATATCTTACTGTCGATGAGTCATTGGGTGATGACCATAAATACGATCTTACGAAGGTATTCTTCAGTAATAACGGTATGCGTACTCGAAGATTGGGAACAGGTCATCTTGGCCGCAATAAAGAAGCTCTTAAGGGTATACTTACTTTTATGAAAGACAATCCTGATGTTTTCGAAAGTGGTTTGGAGAATCGTATGATTTGGATAACTCGCCATTTTAATCTAATTGGCGGTACAAAGCCTTTGGCAAATCTACCTTACACTTTCTTTAAGCGCGAACTTGAAAAGAATCGTGATCTTTTGAAGGGTATTAGCAAACGAGAAGATGTGATGGGACCAAATGCTATTATCTAG